Proteins co-encoded in one Bemisia tabaci chromosome 9, PGI_BMITA_v3 genomic window:
- the LOC109030348 gene encoding galactose mutarotase isoform X1: protein MPSFLGCAVAACVVMALASGASGVPEECLTIEEDTFGMHKDPSTGESYAVRSYTLVNRNNLQVKVIDYGATIVSVKTPDKNGKFADVVLGFDDVSGYERPDNPYFGATIGRVANRIENGTFQIGNQRYSVAKNVLGKHSLHGGERGFDKVMWTVEKGCNEVRMTYYSRDGESGFPGNVKTTVCFKLTNDNKLIINYQATADRCTPISLTNHAYFNLAGHNAGQEGLYQHLVLINADKYTDYNEDSVPTGEIKSVSGTEFDLRELQPLGAAIQRTFHSYGFDLNYVINSNEDKSNFHLKFTARVIDPVSGRYVDTFTDQPGVQFYTTNSLAPIPGKEGVLYDKHSAFCLETQKFPDALHHSNFPSIILNPHPDVYKHSTVYAFGVVNN, encoded by the exons TTTCTTGGGTTGTGCAGTTGCCGCGTGCGTCGTGATGGCGCTAGCATCGGGCGCCTCCGGGGTGCCGGAGGAGTGTCTGACGATCGAGGAGGACACGTTCGGGATGCACAAGGACCCGTCGACGGGCGAGTCCTACGCGGTGAGGTCCTACACCCTCGTCAACCGGAACAACCTCCAGGTCAAGGTCATCGACTACGGCGCCACCATCGTCTCCGTCAAGACCCCCGACAAGAACGGCAAGTTCGCCGACGTCGTCCTCGGCTTCGATGACGTCTCCG GTTACGAGCGGCCGGACAACCCGTACTTTGGAGCAACAATCGGGCGAGTGGCCAACCGTATCGAAAATGGCACCTTCCAGATAGGCAATCAGCGATACAGCGTCGCCAAAAATGTCCTTGGCAAGCATAGTCTTCACGGCGGAGAAAGAGGATTCGACAAG GTCATGTGGACTGTTGAAAAAGGGTGCAATGAAGTGCGAATGACGTACTACAGCCGGGACGGAGAGAGTGGTTTCCCTGGCAATGTTAAGACAACCGTTTGTTTCAAGCTGACAAACGACAATAAATTGATCATCAATTATCAAGCCACAGCCGATAGATGTACGCCTATCAGTCTCACAAACCATGCTTACTTCAACTTAGCTGGTCAT AACGCAGGTCAGGAAGGATTGTATCAACATTTAGTTCTTATTAATGCTGATAAATACACTGATTACAATGAAGATAGTGTTCCTACAG GTGAGATTAAAAGTGTAAGTGGAACAGAGTTTGATCTGCGAGAGCTGCAGCCTCTCGGAGCCGCTATTCAGCGCACATTCCATTCATATGGATTTGATCTCAATTACGTCATCAACTCAAACGAAGACAAAAGcaactttcatttaaaattcacAGCCAG AGTAATTGACCCAGTCAGCGGGCGATATGTGGACACTTTTACAGACCAACCGGGCGTCCAATTTTACACTACTAATTCATTGGCACCGATTCCTGGGAAAGAGGGAGTGCTCTATGATAAACACAGTGCTTTCTGTTTAGAGACGCAGAAATTCCCTGATGCTTTACATCAT tCTAATTTCCCCAGCATTATACTGAATCCTCACCCTGATGTCTACAAACACTCAACGGTGTATGCATTTGGAGTCGTAAATAATTGA
- the LOC109030348 gene encoding galactose mutarotase isoform X2: MALASGASGVPEECLTIEEDTFGMHKDPSTGESYAVRSYTLVNRNNLQVKVIDYGATIVSVKTPDKNGKFADVVLGFDDVSGYERPDNPYFGATIGRVANRIENGTFQIGNQRYSVAKNVLGKHSLHGGERGFDKVMWTVEKGCNEVRMTYYSRDGESGFPGNVKTTVCFKLTNDNKLIINYQATADRCTPISLTNHAYFNLAGHNAGQEGLYQHLVLINADKYTDYNEDSVPTGEIKSVSGTEFDLRELQPLGAAIQRTFHSYGFDLNYVINSNEDKSNFHLKFTARVIDPVSGRYVDTFTDQPGVQFYTTNSLAPIPGKEGVLYDKHSAFCLETQKFPDALHHSNFPSIILNPHPDVYKHSTVYAFGVVNN; the protein is encoded by the exons ATGGCGCTAGCATCGGGCGCCTCCGGGGTGCCGGAGGAGTGTCTGACGATCGAGGAGGACACGTTCGGGATGCACAAGGACCCGTCGACGGGCGAGTCCTACGCGGTGAGGTCCTACACCCTCGTCAACCGGAACAACCTCCAGGTCAAGGTCATCGACTACGGCGCCACCATCGTCTCCGTCAAGACCCCCGACAAGAACGGCAAGTTCGCCGACGTCGTCCTCGGCTTCGATGACGTCTCCG GTTACGAGCGGCCGGACAACCCGTACTTTGGAGCAACAATCGGGCGAGTGGCCAACCGTATCGAAAATGGCACCTTCCAGATAGGCAATCAGCGATACAGCGTCGCCAAAAATGTCCTTGGCAAGCATAGTCTTCACGGCGGAGAAAGAGGATTCGACAAG GTCATGTGGACTGTTGAAAAAGGGTGCAATGAAGTGCGAATGACGTACTACAGCCGGGACGGAGAGAGTGGTTTCCCTGGCAATGTTAAGACAACCGTTTGTTTCAAGCTGACAAACGACAATAAATTGATCATCAATTATCAAGCCACAGCCGATAGATGTACGCCTATCAGTCTCACAAACCATGCTTACTTCAACTTAGCTGGTCAT AACGCAGGTCAGGAAGGATTGTATCAACATTTAGTTCTTATTAATGCTGATAAATACACTGATTACAATGAAGATAGTGTTCCTACAG GTGAGATTAAAAGTGTAAGTGGAACAGAGTTTGATCTGCGAGAGCTGCAGCCTCTCGGAGCCGCTATTCAGCGCACATTCCATTCATATGGATTTGATCTCAATTACGTCATCAACTCAAACGAAGACAAAAGcaactttcatttaaaattcacAGCCAG AGTAATTGACCCAGTCAGCGGGCGATATGTGGACACTTTTACAGACCAACCGGGCGTCCAATTTTACACTACTAATTCATTGGCACCGATTCCTGGGAAAGAGGGAGTGCTCTATGATAAACACAGTGCTTTCTGTTTAGAGACGCAGAAATTCCCTGATGCTTTACATCAT tCTAATTTCCCCAGCATTATACTGAATCCTCACCCTGATGTCTACAAACACTCAACGGTGTATGCATTTGGAGTCGTAAATAATTGA